TAGCAATCACTTGCTTGAAAGGATTAACTACATTTTtgtccctcttttctttttaaagacgTCATCATGGGAGGTCAAAATTCAACACACAAGAAGCAAGCAAGAGTTGTGATGATGGGTCTGGACCTTTCTGGAAAATCAACTATTTTATATAAACTTAAAATGAATCGTACGATGGAGACTTTTCCTACTGTGGGGTTTAACGTGGAATCCTTAGAAATGGCTAAAAATATGTCAGTAACCATTTGGGACGTTGGTGGCCAAGACAAACTTAGATCGAATTGGAAAGAATATCTCGAAGACACAGATGCCCTGATCTTTGTGGTTGACAGTTCAGATACAAGCAGACTACCAGATGCTAGAGCAGAGCTACAGACTGTCCTGAAGGATGAGAATATGTCTGGAGTTCCATTCTTAATTCTGGCCAACAAACAGGATGTGCCTGGTGCTTTGTCTACAAATGAACTGTTACAAGGTCTCAAGCTGGGAAGCTATGAAGACAGAAGTTGGGAGATTCAAGGCTGTAGCGCATACACGGGAGAAGGTCTTGCTGAAGCCATGAGTGCAGTGTCACGTCTACTAAAAAGGGCATAAAACTCCAAATGgctgtttaattttatttgtggcTCTttcatatatgtaaaatatccaTCAAAATACCGTATTCAATCATGGTTTACAAGCCGGTAGATGTTACAGGTTTGAGACTCTGGGAGTTTTACACATTTCATCGTATAATTATCTACATGGATTTTACTTGAATAAGCCATGTGTTATAAAATGATACAGAAAAAAGACGATCTAAACTCCAGTGAGTTTGTTTACACTTCTGCTATATGATGTCAACATTATGTGTCATACTGTGGTATACATAATTTTTGTTAATGAGTTAATAATGAGTAATTAAAATTGCATTTAGTTATGTTTACTTGTGTTCAGAACATGACATTGATTAGCATAAGGGATGTTTTCCAAAATGAAGGATGGCATCTATCAGCAGGCCCAAACAGCCCACTAACAACAGCACATAGGGTATACAGGCATTCCACTGCACTTTGGGAAATCCAGTACACCAAATCCTTCCACATTCAACACCAACTTGACATAACACAGAAAGCATTCAGCCTATGCATAAAGAGAGAGCCATATCCAAGGCTCTTGGCACCTAGGGCAGAGATTCCATCACATGATGATGCCACATCCACTTCCGGAATTGGCTGAAAGGGCAAGGGCATTGGTGGTgcctggggcagctgcccctcttgcCTCCTGGTAGAAATGGTCCTGCATGTAGGCCTAACTGAAAACTAACTTGAATCAAAAGCAGGCTATAGAAACTGTCAGCCTGGTCTTGGCTGAACTGGATTTCCAGTAAGAGTTAATATTTAACTTGAATATATTATGGCAGGGCTTGCCAACCAGTTACTCCAGCTGGGTTGGAGTTTGAGTTCAGCGCGTGTTCCAGTGCAGACATCTTTAGTGCTCAGAATGATTCAATATATCTTTCCATTATATCAAGCGTTATTTCATGAATGTATTATTGAACTAGAACTTTCGTGTACTTTAGGGCCATAATTGCCAGTAATCATTTTAAACAACAGGAGGGTAGAGTTGCTTATTGACAGCAATGCTTCATTGACAAAGCCTGTAGAAGTCGGcttccaaaatatataaaaactgtaAAACCTCAAGGGAAGTAATAACAACGTTTCTCTTGTTAGTCTTGTATAAGAGAACAAAATGTTGGAGCAAGTCAATCATTTTTGTTGTTAACTACAGTTTCCCTTCCCTATTAACCTTTCTCATAGAGACAAACTCAGATTTCTTAGTAACCAGAGATCATGCTATACTAAATACTCACAGCGGCTCCTGAACTACAACCCCCATCACTCTTAAACAGCATGCAGTTAAAGGCTCATAAAgaattgtgtgtgttataatgTAGCTAAACAACATGTATAGAGCAACACATGTTCCACCCCTGGATTAGATGTGAATGTTGATTACAGATGTATGTCTCAGCTCCTTACTTTAAAAGGGCCAGATCCTCTTGTGCCCCCAAGAGATgaaccactgaagtcttcaagtgATCTACTTTCATATGTATATTACGTATGCATATAGCTTCTTCCACAAAATCAAAATATCCCTTCAGATATccagctaaaaataaaatgactgcACCGAGTGTTATGGGTTCACTTGTAATAATTGGATTGAGCATGTTTCCATGTGATTTTATTAGAAGTCATGTTACATGCTAAATGTATGACATCTCTATACTTTTCAAAGCCCCTAGAATATGTTGAAAGACTAGGTAGAACATTTGGGCAGAAGTATGGGATCTTTGTGACCCTCGCCCTAGTGcagtgtttttgttgttgtaaatatattaatacttaAAACATCATGTAATATGTTCATCTAATATACCAGAAACAGGACACACTCTTCCACCTGCACTCTTTTATTTCATCCTCTCACTAAAATGTCCTAGCCTACGGCTGGTGGGTGTGGGAGTAATTCTAGCCATGGGCATGGGCCGGATACGGGACTCTTCCACGATTCACTCTGCACACTTTTTAGGGTTTTGTTTAGTGCTTGTGTAACTTTATCtggaacaatgttttttttttgtttttaccgcTAAAAAATTCCACAGTGAATCCGGGTCCATGAAGACTGTACTTTTGATGGCGGTGGTGAGGGGTGAGTTGTACCTTTTGACTTTTTGACTAATCTGTTATGATACAAACATACAGAGCAGATCTCTCATATTTCTGAAATCTTATGTTACAATTCAGCACACTAAAGAAACCCACGTACTGGTGTTTATAGATTAAGCAATACATACGGTACTTTTTGGAAAACCACTTTATTTTAGTCCTTCCCTTTACAATATTTCCCCCTTTTGTTACTGTGGGCTACCTCTTCTGGGGTATGAGAGGATCAGGCCCTCCGAATCAGGGAGGGATGGTAGGGCCTGTATATTCCTCTATTAGGAGAGCAGAACATTGGGGACCTGGTTTCCACTGTGGTCCTACCTCGACAAGTACCTCGAGCTTCAAGGGTAAAGCTCTCTTTGAGATAAAAATAGGGCAAATAAGGCTGCGGAACCCATTACAATGTTggagaaactttttttgttaagcTGATTTTAATACTTAGCATTTTGGATTGTTACCCAGACCAGATTCTTTAATTAGCCACATACTTTAAATTGCATTCATCTGTaagttatgtatttatttcaatgggACCTGTAGTCACAGCTTGTTCTAAATGCTACTTTGTTGATTAGTAATGCTGAAAGTATGAGTGAGTATAATTACATGTGTAAGCTTTGGTCACATTAGTCACAGAGTGCTGAATTTCTCTACTAATCACGCTGAGATGGAGCACGTGTCACACAGTCATTCCAGAGTCatagtttgttttattattttattcatattattatgtattatatacattatttatcttatatcatgttttattatacaATGTTCTCAGCTAATCTAATTCCGCTGCCGTATTTTAAGGGAACTGTCACCTCCATGCCATTTACCATAAATGTAGTTATTAAAAGCTCCCTTTGGTTTGTCCTTTTTGATCCTCAATCAGTGCCATTGTTTTGGATATACttggtttaaaatgtattttgtacagTAGCAAAAGCGGAGAAATAAGGGGAAGGGGAAGACTAAAGGGGTTTATAAACACCAGTATGCGGGTTTCTTTAGTGTGCTAAATTGTAAAATACAAGATTTCAGAAATATGACAGATCTGCTCTGTATGTTTGTTTCAGATGATTGCCTCTTTGCCTCGTGAGAGACGTACGTTGATGGAGTAgaaaaatgaccccaaacaGTATATTGGAAGAATTTCATATACATTTGTTTCCAGTTCATAACAGATTGGGTTCTGTTACCTTTAGGTCACAAATTACTGTTTTATTGCTAATGAATACCCGAACACAAACAGTGGCATCCATGTCCAGACTGGatatctggcacaccaggcaaatgctcGATGGGCCACTGGACCATAGAGCCCCATACTCACCCAAGGTGCCTGCTGccgctggctggatatgcctggccgtATGCTATATGAGCATTTATGTCGTTAGGTgtccactggccttaaagtggccTTATTATCCCAGCCCTGGTGGCATCACGAGAAATCCTATATCCCCAAATGTATAGGGATTTCAATTGGGGTTCTGAAATTCCCCAAATGCTTTTTCTACTACCCTATTGATATTCATATCACTAAAAATTGCTGTATTTAAGTTATGAATTGGGTGAACTGAGCTAAAACagaatttcattttgtttaaattgtcGGGTATCATATCATATTTTGACTCATATGGATCTTAAACATTTGCAGAGTAAACAACTGTATGagcaaaatataaatgtgtactGTCAGTAATGAAGGCAGGAAATGATATACATGTTCTTGCATTCCTTCACATATTTAATGATACTTCCCCTTTT
This sequence is a window from Spea bombifrons isolate aSpeBom1 chromosome 2, aSpeBom1.2.pri, whole genome shotgun sequence. Protein-coding genes within it:
- the ARL11 gene encoding ADP-ribosylation factor-like protein 11; this translates as MGGQNSTHKKQARVVMMGLDLSGKSTILYKLKMNRTMETFPTVGFNVESLEMAKNMSVTIWDVGGQDKLRSNWKEYLEDTDALIFVVDSSDTSRLPDARAELQTVLKDENMSGVPFLILANKQDVPGALSTNELLQGLKLGSYEDRSWEIQGCSAYTGEGLAEAMSAVSRLLKRA